In Drosophila miranda strain MSH22 chromosome XR, D.miranda_PacBio2.1, whole genome shotgun sequence, the genomic window GTATGCATTTGATAATTGGTTaatttttgctttgtttttggTTGTAGAATTTCACTAAAATGTTGTCTACTTTATGTACTAATTTCGTACGCTTGGCAGTGTTGTAAAATTCACATGGAACTAAGCGGAACGGGTTTTTGGAATCGTAGTCGTAATTTTAATCGGAAGAATTGTGGACTCATACAtaaatatactcgtacatacagGTATTTCTGTGGTACATACTAACTAAATAACAACAAATCAACAGTGACTTAGTGATTAAAACAAAGTCTATAGCGGTTAGACATCGGTTATAGTAGGATACATACAAGAAGTACATCATCTTCATTATCAATACCGTTAATCGGTATTATGTATTCATATGATTCGATTTTGGCATTCCGTTTCATTGACTattatttcattattttttgtatctttttgttttggtttttgtttttgtacagGTAATGGAATGGTGACCGTTGGTGACCCCACCATAGGTGATATTTTTCTTCATATTGATCATATTTTCTACTTGAGCACATTCAACATAtagtatgtatttatttccGCATTTTCATGATATTTTAGTATATTTTGTTTAGTTGATAAATgttatcttttcttttcttcgGCTTATTATTTACACAATGGAGACGACACAAACATCTGGGAAAGACAGAGAGAAGGGGTCTTTTCGTTGAAGATTCCTCCGTGCACTGGTTTCTGATTGGTGGCTGTTCGCTTAAGCAGTCGTCGtcggaagcagcagcaacagcgcgCAAGCAGTGGAAAGCAGTAGAACCAGCGGTggggcagcaacagcaacagcttgTCCGCCTTTTTGCTTGCGGGGATGTGGATTGTCTAGATGAGAGTTTCGAGGTTTTCGTGGGTTTTTTCGGTTCGGGTTTGTTCAGTATTTCGAGGTATTTTGTTTCATTTTACAGGTTTTGTTTTGCGTTCGATTTTATTTGTTGTAGTTTTGTGGGTTTTTAGCACCCACACAGCATAGAAGAGAgaaaaaacaaagaagaaAAAGTGGtagaagaaaaaaaggaagaaaaggaaacacacaaaaagaacatttttgttgttggttggTCTTTTCTTTTTGAACATTACATTTTCGTTGTTATTTTTTATAGGCATTGTTTTAGTTTGATTTAAGTTTTTGGTTACTTTTGGGTTATTGGggcgacgatgacgacgaatGTGTGGTGGTGGGTGTGTGGGTTAGTCCGATGTGTTCCAGAAATCTCTAGAGACCAGGACCAGGGTTTGTGGCTGATGTTGGTGCTCCTGAAATCTCGAGGATTCCAATTCAATTGAATTTTCGACAGCTAGGTTAAGGGCTGACCCACAGGTGGTTTCATTCTGCTGAATGAAGGCAGTTCCGTGAAATTCAAGCTATCCAGCAATTTGTAGACGCTCCATGATGAAATTTTAAATTGAAGAGGCTTTAAGAGTTTCACTTTTTAATAGCTTATCATGGGATTAATTACTCGTGCTATTTGTAGTCGTAGGGTTTATTTTATAGATTAGAGGGGGGAGATTTCAGGAACACCGACAATTACATTGCGTTCTAGAGCTTTCGGTTCGAATAGAGGTCGCCAGAACACACCCGGTTTGAGTCATCTACTATTAAGGATTAGTTGTTTGTTCttattgtttgttgtttgctaGTTTAGTATGCGAGTGTTTCATGTGTGCGTTTGTTGGCTGTTTGGTTGGTTGTTTGTTTGTCTGGCCGGAGGGTTGGGCATTTTGTTCTTGACATGTGTTAGTGGTTGTTTGGTTAAGAATATTAGCTATGACTAAGTTGTTACTTAAATGCAGACACTAAATTGGTTGTATTGAGTAAGAGAACATAGTGGGAGGAGGGATCAGATATTGGATGTAGCGGGGAGATAGGTTATAGGGATAAAGTAGGACACAAGGTAGcgacaaaaacacacacaaaacacaaagataCAAAGTGACAAACTAACAAATAGTATATATACTAAGTAGACGATGATGAAGAAGGAGACAGCAAGACAGTCACAGCGAGAACGAGCGAGtacgagcgagcgagcgagtgAAAGTGAGACAAATAGAGAGACAACGCAGGCATGTATTTCGATaagatacgatacgatacgatacgatatacATAACGAtaacgatacgatacgataatAAAAGAGAGAACGAACGAAATGTGGCATTGGCAGTAAATTACAGtttgtttgttggtttttctttgttttattcAAGAAACTTTTGTTTTGTCGCTTATAATTGAAAAATTAACTAAAGAAATATAGAAATAGTAGACGCAGCATGTAGAATACACAAACACAATTAAAGTTCCAATCAAATGATAAAATTAagttaaaataaaaataaaataaaataaaactgGTGATTCTAGTGGATCCGaaatcaaaacaaaatatAATATAGGGCATAAGATTAAAGGCTTTCGTTTACTACATTAATtgcgttttttctttttgtgttTAAGAGCTAGATAGATGGTTTACATTTAACAgggtatgtatgtatgtatattcgtGGGGGTCACACATTattcaaacaaaaaatattacagcacacaaaaatataaaattataAATTGATTTTTCACTTTAAAATTTTCTGTTATAAATTTGTTTAATATTTAGTGTGttgttttctttcttttttggtAAATATAATTAAGTAAATACTTAAGAATtgtattaaaaaaaaagtataTGGAGAACATaattaagaataataatattaaGGTATTTAGTGTTGATTTCGGGCTTGCGCGCATCTCTCATTATTTATTTCTATACAACTTCTGACATTTTGACTGATGCGCGCATGCACGCGCCGTATGAGACATGAATGTGGGGCATTGATGGGGGCTTTGATATTTGATTTGGCTTCTTCCATAATGTTTATCAACTGCGTTGCAGTACTTTTGCTGCTCAGTGtttcagtgtgtgtgtgtgtgtgtttgtgggtgGAATGTATAATATTACGGCCTACTGTTTATGGAAGTATTTACGGAGGAGAGTACGCTCTTCGTAGGATGCTCTAACGAAACGAAATAAAACGAAAGGCGCatgcaaaacaaaaaagatgTTTCGACAACAAaggacagagaaagagagcgagagagagagacagagagcgaTGGATGATAAATGATAAACGATAATGCTATAATGATAAGAAACAAGAGACAGGAGATGTTCCTTACGACTGTCAGACTGATTGTGTGAAAGGAAAGCAAAAGATCATGAAACGCAAGTTGAAGTAAACACTACAGAAATATCGATGTATGTATGCAAAAGTAATCGATAAACGATAGTTGATAGTAGTTATATCTGGGGGTatatcatatatatatatattatatatagcATATATTTAGAGCAGTAAAAATCGTGTGGTGTTTGTGTATTCGATATATATCGattgtatatatattgtatatgtattggtttttttttgctgggATCTTGTAGATTATTCGAGAGGGCGGTTCTTAACCGATATGTATGCCTGATTCTGGGGCTCAAACAATGGGCCCCACAGTGGATATTTAGTACGCTTGTGTGGCCCACTGTCTCTCCCCTCCCAGTGTGAGTGTTGAGCGTGTCTACCGTGTATCGATCGATCGATTGCAGCGATTTTGCTTTTCTCTTTCGATGATATGAGCTTTTGGGCTTTAGACTAACATTGAGGCTAGGACACTAACTAATGTTACGCTTATGGTGGTGGCCAGCGCAATGATTGTGGTGGTGATTGTTGTCGTGATTGTCGATGTGGAGGCTCTTGTGGTGGTCGTGAACAGTTGTTTGTGTAGCGACCCGACGCCGGAGTTGAACCCGGCCGAATAAAGCAACGTGCCGAGATTATTGTTAGCGGAATCAGACTCACCTCGTGTCGTCTTCATGATGATCGATGCCGGCGACGAGTAGCCGATGGCATTGTGCGCCTTGAGCTCGATGCGGTAGTACGTGTTGCCATTGAGGTCGGTCATCTCATACGATGTGGTCTCGACAACGTTTACCGTATTGCAGCTGTTTTCCAGCTCGGTCCAAGCTCCACTGATCTTCATGCCCTGCAAAAATAGATGATCAGTCAGTGGATGATCCTCTAGATAGAGTGCCATATCCTCTTACCGGACAGTACTTGATCTGGTAGCGATCGATCGGCTCCCCATTGTCGGCGGGCACTCCCCAGCGCAGCTCAAAGTGATCCGAGTAGGGCGAGACGACGACGGGCTCCTCCTTGTCGTGCTGGACGGGATTGTGCAGGGGCTTGGGTTCCTCAGGTGCTGAGCGACGGGGCGTGGACTGCTTCTGGTTGACGCCCCAGTTGCCGAGACCCACCTGGTTCCTGGCCGCGAAACGGAAGCTGTACTCGGTCTGGGGACGCAGACCCTCGACAATGTACGGGGAATCGGGGGACCAGCTGCGGTTGTATGCCGTGGACCAGTCGGGATTGAGGGCCTCCTTGTACTGCACGCTGAAGGCCAGGATGGGCAGACCCAGTTCGGTGGGGGGGCCCCGGATGTCAAAGGTTATGGTGGTGGCCGTCAGCTGGCGCGGCACTGCCGCCGATACGAACTCCGGCACGCGGGCCTCCTTCAGCTGCATGTCGTGCTCGGCGGTGCCGTGAATATTGGTCGCAATGCACTTGTAGGCGGAGTAGTACTGACGGGTCACGGGATGGACGATAAGGTCGCTGCGGGGTCCGGTGCCTACGATCTTGAGGTTCGTGTCGTACAGCTCCTTGATCTTGCGCCCATTCCAGTGCCATTCGATGGTGGCGTTCGGGATGCCCATGGCCAGGCAGCTGAGGTTCGCCTTGCGCTGGTCCCACGTGAACACCGGCGGCAGGTCCTTCATCTGGCTGAAGTCCGGCCCAAACTCTACCGTGATGTGTCCCGTCTTATAGGCATCGGCGCCCTTGTTCCTTGCAATGCACTGATACAGGCCGTCGTCCGTCCTCTCCGCGTTGGCGATGCGCAAGGTGCCAGAGCTCTCGCCGCGATCCTCGTCAAAGTATCGTTCCAAAACAATCCGCTCATCGTCGACCTGAACGCCGGGCGAGTACTCCTCCTGGGTGCCCCAACGGCGGAAGGTAATGGCCGGTGCGGGACGTCCCTTGGCCCGACAGGTAATGGCAATCTCCTTGGTCCTGCCGCCAGTCACGTTGTACAGCTCGTAGATGGCAGGGCGCACCAGCACATTCAGCTTGGTCTTCTGATCCACAACGCCAGCCTTGTTCTTGGCCAGACAGGTGTAGGTTCCGTAGTCGTCCTCCCGCACCGAATTGATTGTGACCAGGCCCGTCTGTGGGTTGACTTGGAAGCGATCAGCGGTGGCAACATTTAGCTGTGTGGCATCCCGGATCCAGCTGATCTCCGGCACTGGCTTCCCGGTCGCTGTGCAATTGGCAGCAAAGGGTTTTCCCTCGATGGCCTCCAGGGTTGGCGGCAGGTGGACAATCACTGGCTGGATGAAGACCTCCACGCGAATGGTACGCTCCAGCAGCTCTCCCGTATCGATGACAGCCGCCCGGCACGTGTAGATACCCTCGTCAGTCTCCTGAACATCATGGATGAGCAGGCCATGGGTCTGCACCACATATTTGTCGCCAGTGCGGATCTGCAAAGGATCAAAGGATTAGTTATGATGTGGAAGTGGCTCTTCCTTTTACTTACCGGATCTCCGTTGCGTAGCCAGTCAATAGTCGGATTGGGATCAGCCTTCACCTCGCACATGACCACGTAATCTTGGCCCAATGTCGGATATTGATTTTCTGGGGCATTTGTCCAGGTAATGGCAACTGCAAAGACGAATGAAAGAGGGGAACACTCGTTAGATCTTGAAGGAGAAGGGGAGACACAACGAGGCGTTCACGTACAAATTCCTGTGGAAAAGGTGTGCAAAAATTGTTTGATTTTCCCGGCATTTACACAGCCAAAAAGCACACAGAGAGCTAACCAGTCGACAGACCGTGAGTCTTGGGACTAGGAAATACCCCCTAAATCTTCATgggaaaacaacaacaaataaagGATGAATGGTTTTTGTAACTATTCTCCTGAGAAATGAATCTGCTTACAAAAATTACAGGCTGTGACACGAATAAAGTTTATGATTTTAGCATTCGTAACGATTGTTCAAGCAATCGATCGATGATAAAACAATTAATAAGTGTACACtgtacacatatgtatgtacatatgaatATCACTTATGTGGCTTTATCTTTTGGTTCTTTTGGTCCTTAGAAGCACTTGTCGTTAAAGGTACATGGTTTTCGTTTGATGTTTATGTAGAGACTTGCTGCAATCATGGTCCCTTGCGTTTGCTTTTTTATGTGTTAAGAGTAGCTGTCGTTTGATGTGTTTGTTTTTAGAATCTATAATTAGAATCCGTAAAGTGTTATGTCTGCCACTGGCTCGGCTGGGAAGTTGGTTATTCAAACATTGACGTGAACCTTTCTAGGCTAGACTGGTCCAGATTGTGGAACTCCCACTGGCGACGCTAGTTCCCTCTCCTTGCTGTTTTCCCCTTTGGCCAGTTCCACCTACTAGCTCTAGCATGCATCAGTCCAAAGTTGATTCCTGCTTTGAGTTCTTCCCGCATCAATCCAAAATGGTGCTCGGCGCGGTCAGCGACGGCACTCGTTGCGAGAGAAGTGATAAAGTGATAGTAGAAGGACATTTTCATTTGAGAGCGTTCGGTCCGATTCACGGCAAGAACTGGTTCCGATTAGTGGCTGTACATCTTCTACGATCCAGTCCGGTACCAGCCTTTCTGAGCTCTAACGTTTTCCGACACTCAGAGAGCTTCTTAGAGTCCCTCAAGATTAAGAGGTATGGAAAGTGCAAGCAACCCAGTCGGAGGATGTGGAGGAATTGGAGGTGACTGTACgtggcgtatacgtaatataaTTTTAAACAAACTGTCAGGCACATAAAAGCAATCCAAGCGGCGTCCAGCGCCAAAGCCAAGACATGTGCGCGACAAATCCTCAAGCAGCAAAGCCACGCACGCCCGTTCCACTGCTGGCTGTAAGGGTCAGTAGTCTCGCCTCTAAcgagctgctgctggtcgaCAAAGACTCCGACTTGGACAGGGACTTGTACTTGTGCTTGTACTTGCACTCAGACTTGGCATCGGTTTGTGATTCCTGGGGTCCTGCCAATAAATCTACActgcagtagcagcagcagcagcagcagcagcagcagcgagagATGACTTGAAAATTGAAAATGAGGGGAAAAcgagcaaaaagaaaaagaaggaATTGCAAAAAGCTGAAATTCCTAAATCAAATACTCGCCATACAATCCAAAGCACAAACACAAATAGTAGTAGACGCCACACAGCAGTGAGGCAGACGATGAGGCAGAAGCTGAGGCAGCAgtagggggagggggagagtcCAGAGTCGAGTCGGAGTTGGCGGGCGTGAAGCGGAAGATTTTTCTGGGGCCAAGAGCTGTTTAGTTTAATGCGGAGAAAAAAATAATCAGAGAGGGGCTCTGCGCCTCAACCTCAAAGGCAAAGCAGCACAATGTAAGAAGTACAGTTGTACAGCTTCACAGGTACAGTTGTGCTCAAAGGCTGAGACAGATGAGAGTGAGTCCAGGGCTAAAAATGGGTCGCTGTTGCATTGGAATATAATTTTGCATTCAAAGCGGAAATTGTGGATGTCCTTCTTCGTTTTCCACAGCCATCGCTTTCTGCTGTCCCTGTCCGGGCCCTTCGATTTCCAACACGTGTATGGTCCCCAAATATTTACAGTTTATTTATAAATCAGTGTAATAACAAGCCATCGCAatcgctctgctctgctctgccctgTCTGtttgcctgtctgtctgtctgtctgtctgtctgtctgtctgtctgtctgtccgtctctcCCTCTTTCTGGCACACTCTCTCTGTCTGCTGACTGTCAAGCACAAACATGCACAGACATGCACAGCGACATGCACGGACATGCACCCTTGGATGTCCGGCATTCAGTTTGGCCAGAGAAGGAGATAGAGAAAGCCAAAGCAGAAGCCAAAATAACGGAAAGTTGTGTTAAAAACATTTTCTATTTGCAATTTTTTATTGGCAGTGTCTGGGTCTACACAGCTCCTTATCCCTCACGGCATCCTTATCCCAGACAACTGCTTACAgaaagaacagcagcagcaggagcgtATACTCGTCCTCGTATTCGTACTTGCAGAATAAATAACCAGAAGGAAGGATCAAGCGCTGGTGAGCTGATACTTTGGATACCCTTGCTGGTGCATCGCAAAGATCTACTACCCGACTGAACGTGTGACTGAAGTGGTAGAAAAGTAGGAGAAAGACATGTAGCAATATAGCGGAAAATAGTGTCAAGCGTCATACTGCAGTTTACATCGGTCATAGAATAGGTATCTAAAGATTCATCCCAAGGAGAGGGC contains:
- the LOC108151943 gene encoding fasciclin-2 isoform X7, coding for MGEPLRTPSLSLVWATLLLCSCSLIELSHADLMPSLEILPMQEVQRKPVGKSLILTCRPTVPEPALVADLQWKDNMNNTILPKPPNYDPLYDSKGNRRKATGRNQPPMYTETLPGESLALMISSLTVEMGGKYYCTASYANTEILETSVTITTYVAITWTNAPENQYPTLGQDYVVMCEVKADPNPTIDWLRNGDPIRTGDKYVVQTHGLLIHDVQETDEGIYTCRAAVIDTGELLERTIRVEVFIQPVIVHLPPTLEAIEGKPFAANCTATGKPVPEISWIRDATQLNVATADRFQVNPQTGLVTINSVREDDYGTYTCLAKNKAGVVDQKTKLNVLVRPAIYELYNVTGGRTKEIAITCRAKGRPAPAITFRRWGTQEEYSPGVQVDDERIVLERYFDEDRGESSGTLRIANAERTDDGLYQCIARNKGADAYKTGHITVEFGPDFSQMKDLPPVFTWDQRKANLSCLAMGIPNATIEWHWNGRKIKELYDTNLKIVGTGPRSDLIVHPVTRQYYSAYKCIATNIHGTAEHDMQLKEARVPEFVSAAVPRQLTATTITFDIRGPPTELGLPILAFSVQYKEALNPDWSTAYNRSWSPDSPYIVEGLRPQTEYSFRFAARNQVGLGNWGVNQKQSTPRRSAPEEPKPLHNPVQHDKEEPVVVSPYSDHFELRWGVPADNGEPIDRYQIKYCPGMKISGAWTELENSCNTVNVVETTSYEMTDLNGNTYYRIELKAHNAIGYSSPASIIMKTTRDNPHPRKQKGGQAVAVAAPPLVLLLSTACALLLLLPTTTA
- the LOC108151943 gene encoding fasciclin-2 isoform X1, translated to MGEPLRTPSLSLVWATLLLCSCSLIELSHADLMPSLEILPMQEVQRKPVGKSLILTCRPTVPEPALVADLQWKDNMNNTILPKPPNYDPLYDSKGNRRKATGRNQPPMYTETLPGESLALMISSLTVEMGGKYYCTASYANTEILETSVTITTYVAITWTNAPENQYPTLGQDYVVMCEVKADPNPTIDWLRNGDPIRTGDKYVVQTHGLLIHDVQETDEGIYTCRAAVIDTGELLERTIRVEVFIQPVIVHLPPTLEAIEGKPFAANCTATGKPVPEISWIRDATQLNVATADRFQVNPQTGLVTINSVREDDYGTYTCLAKNKAGVVDQKTKLNVLVRPAIYELYNVTGGRTKEIAITCRAKGRPAPAITFRRWGTQEEYSPGVQVDDERIVLERYFDEDRGESSGTLRIANAERTDDGLYQCIARNKGADAYKTGHITVEFGPDFSQMKDLPPVFTWDQRKANLSCLAMGIPNATIEWHWNGRKIKELYDTNLKIVGTGPRSDLIVHPVTRQYYSAYKCIATNIHGTAEHDMQLKEARVPEFVSAAVPRQLTATTITFDIRGPPTELGLPILAFSVQYKEALNPDWSTAYNRSWSPDSPYIVEGLRPQTEYSFRFAARNQVGLGNWGVNQKQSTPRRSAPEEPKPLHNPVQHDKEEPVVVSPYSDHFELRWGVPADNGEPIDRYQIKYCPGMKISGAWTELENSCNTVNVVETTSYEMTDLNGNTYYRIELKAHNAIGYSSPASIIMKTTRGIDVIQVAERQVLSSAAIVGIAVGGVLLLLLIVDLLCCITVHMGVMAAMCRKAKRSPSEIDDEAKLGSLYGWRFPLPYCSGQLVKEPPPSPLPLPPPVKLGGSPMTSPLDEKEPLRTPTGSIKQNSTIEFDGRFVHSRSGEIIGKNSAV
- the LOC108151943 gene encoding fasciclin-2 isoform X2, which translates into the protein MGEPLRTPSLSLVWATLLLCSCSLIELSHADLMPSLEILPMQEVQRKPVGKSLILTCRPTVPEPALVADLQWKDNMNNTILPKPPNYDPLYDSKGNRRKATGRNQPPMYTETLPGESLALMISSLTVEMGGKYYCTASYANTEILETSVTITTYVAITWTNAPENQYPTLGQDYVVMCEVKADPNPTIDWLRNGDPIRTGDKYVVQTHGLLIHDVQETDEGIYTCRAAVIDTGELLERTIRVEVFIQPVIVHLPPTLEAIEGKPFAANCTATGKPVPEISWIRDATQLNVATADRFQVNPQTGLVTINSVREDDYGTYTCLAKNKAGVVDQKTKLNVLVRPAIYELYNVTGGRTKEIAITCRAKGRPAPAITFRRWGTQEEYSPGVQVDDERIVLERYFDEDRGESSGTLRIANAERTDDGLYQCIARNKGADAYKTGHITVEFGPDFSQMKDLPPVFTWDQRKANLSCLAMGIPNATIEWHWNGRKIKELYDTNLKIVGTGPRSDLIVHPVTRQYYSAYKCIATNIHGTAEHDMQLKEARVPEFVSAAVPRQLTATTITFDIRGPPTELGLPILAFSVQYKEALNPDWSTAYNRSWSPDSPYIVEGLRPQTEYSFRFAARNQVGLGNWGVNQKQSTPRRSAPEEPKPLHNPVQHDKEEPVVVSPYSDHFELRWGVPADNGEPIDRYQIKYCPGMKISGAWTELENSCNTVNVVETTSYEMTDLNGNTYYRIELKAHNAIGYSSPASIIMKTTRGIDVIQVAERQVLSSAAIVGIAVGGVLLLLLIVDLLCCITVHMGVMAAMCRKAKRSPSEIDDEAKLGSGQLVKEPPPSPLPLPPPVKLGGSPMTSPLDEKEPLRTPTGSIKQNSTIEFDGRFVHSRSGEIIGKNSAV
- the LOC108151943 gene encoding fasciclin-2 isoform X6; this translates as MGEPLRTPSLSLVWATLLLCSCSLIELSHADLMPSLEILPMQEVQRKPVGKSLILTCRPTVPEPALVADLQWKDNMNNTILPKPTGRNQPPMYTETLPGESLALMISSLTVEMGGKYYCTASYANTEILETSVTITTYVAITWTNAPENQYPTLGQDYVVMCEVKADPNPTIDWLRNGDPIRTGDKYVVQTHGLLIHDVQETDEGIYTCRAAVIDTGELLERTIRVEVFIQPVIVHLPPTLEAIEGKPFAANCTATGKPVPEISWIRDATQLNVATADRFQVNPQTGLVTINSVREDDYGTYTCLAKNKAGVVDQKTKLNVLVRPAIYELYNVTGGRTKEIAITCRAKGRPAPAITFRRWGTQEEYSPGVQVDDERIVLERYFDEDRGESSGTLRIANAERTDDGLYQCIARNKGADAYKTGHITVEFGPDFSQMKDLPPVFTWDQRKANLSCLAMGIPNATIEWHWNGRKIKELYDTNLKIVGTGPRSDLIVHPVTRQYYSAYKCIATNIHGTAEHDMQLKEARVPEFVSAAVPRQLTATTITFDIRGPPTELGLPILAFSVQYKEALNPDWSTAYNRSWSPDSPYIVEGLRPQTEYSFRFAARNQVGLGNWGVNQKQSTPRRSAPEEPKPLHNPVQHDKEEPVVVSPYSDHFELRWGVPADNGEPIDRYQIKYCPGMKISGAWTELENSCNTVNVVETTSYEMTDLNGNTYYRIELKAHNAIGYSSPASIIMKTTRGIDVIQVAERQVLSSAAIVGIAVGGVLLLLLIVDLLCCITVHMGVMAAMCRKAKRSPSEIDDEAKLGRDEKEPLRTPTGSIKQNSTIEFDGRFVHSRSGEIIGKNSAV
- the LOC108151943 gene encoding fasciclin-2 isoform X4; translated protein: MGEPLRTPSLSLVWATLLLCSCSLIELSHADLMPSLEILPMQEVQRKPVGKSLILTCRPTVPEPALVADLQWKDNMNNTILPKPTGRNQPPMYTETLPGESLALMISSLTVEMGGKYYCTASYANTEILETSVTITTYVAITWTNAPENQYPTLGQDYVVMCEVKADPNPTIDWLRNGDPIRTGDKYVVQTHGLLIHDVQETDEGIYTCRAAVIDTGELLERTIRVEVFIQPVIVHLPPTLEAIEGKPFAANCTATGKPVPEISWIRDATQLNVATADRFQVNPQTGLVTINSVREDDYGTYTCLAKNKAGVVDQKTKLNVLVRPAIYELYNVTGGRTKEIAITCRAKGRPAPAITFRRWGTQEEYSPGVQVDDERIVLERYFDEDRGESSGTLRIANAERTDDGLYQCIARNKGADAYKTGHITVEFGPDFSQMKDLPPVFTWDQRKANLSCLAMGIPNATIEWHWNGRKIKELYDTNLKIVGTGPRSDLIVHPVTRQYYSAYKCIATNIHGTAEHDMQLKEARVPEFVSAAVPRQLTATTITFDIRGPPTELGLPILAFSVQYKEALNPDWSTAYNRSWSPDSPYIVEGLRPQTEYSFRFAARNQVGLGNWGVNQKQSTPRRSAPEEPKPLHNPVQHDKEEPVVVSPYSDHFELRWGVPADNGEPIDRYQIKYCPGMKISGAWTELENSCNTVNVVETTSYEMTDLNGNTYYRIELKAHNAIGYSSPASIIMKTTRGIDVIQVAERQVLSSAAIVGIAVGGVLLLLLIVDLLCCITVHMGVMAAMCRKAKRSPSEIDDEAKLGSGQLVKEPPPSPLPLPPPVKLGGSPMTSPLDEKEPLRTPTGSIKQNSTIEFDGRFVHSRSGEIIGKNSAV
- the LOC108151943 gene encoding fasciclin-2 isoform X3, with product MGEPLRTPSLSLVWATLLLCSCSLIELSHADLMPSLEILPMQEVQRKPVGKSLILTCRPTVPEPALVADLQWKDNMNNTILPKPTGRNQPPMYTETLPGESLALMISSLTVEMGGKYYCTASYANTEILETSVTITTYVAITWTNAPENQYPTLGQDYVVMCEVKADPNPTIDWLRNGDPIRTGDKYVVQTHGLLIHDVQETDEGIYTCRAAVIDTGELLERTIRVEVFIQPVIVHLPPTLEAIEGKPFAANCTATGKPVPEISWIRDATQLNVATADRFQVNPQTGLVTINSVREDDYGTYTCLAKNKAGVVDQKTKLNVLVRPAIYELYNVTGGRTKEIAITCRAKGRPAPAITFRRWGTQEEYSPGVQVDDERIVLERYFDEDRGESSGTLRIANAERTDDGLYQCIARNKGADAYKTGHITVEFGPDFSQMKDLPPVFTWDQRKANLSCLAMGIPNATIEWHWNGRKIKELYDTNLKIVGTGPRSDLIVHPVTRQYYSAYKCIATNIHGTAEHDMQLKEARVPEFVSAAVPRQLTATTITFDIRGPPTELGLPILAFSVQYKEALNPDWSTAYNRSWSPDSPYIVEGLRPQTEYSFRFAARNQVGLGNWGVNQKQSTPRRSAPEEPKPLHNPVQHDKEEPVVVSPYSDHFELRWGVPADNGEPIDRYQIKYCPGMKISGAWTELENSCNTVNVVETTSYEMTDLNGNTYYRIELKAHNAIGYSSPASIIMKTTRGIDVIQVAERQVLSSAAIVGIAVGGVLLLLLIVDLLCCITVHMGVMAAMCRKAKRSPSEIDDEAKLGSLYGWRFPLPYCSGQLVKEPPPSPLPLPPPVKLGGSPMTSPLDEKEPLRTPTGSIKQNSTIEFDGRFVHSRSGEIIGKNSAV
- the LOC108151943 gene encoding fasciclin-2 isoform X5, giving the protein MGEPLRTPSLSLVWATLLLCSCSLIELSHADLMPSLEILPMQEVQRKPVGKSLILTCRPTVPEPALVADLQWKDNMNNTILPKPPNYDPLYDSKGNRRKATGRNQPPMYTETLPGESLALMISSLTVEMGGKYYCTASYANTEILETSVTITTYVAITWTNAPENQYPTLGQDYVVMCEVKADPNPTIDWLRNGDPIRTGDKYVVQTHGLLIHDVQETDEGIYTCRAAVIDTGELLERTIRVEVFIQPVIVHLPPTLEAIEGKPFAANCTATGKPVPEISWIRDATQLNVATADRFQVNPQTGLVTINSVREDDYGTYTCLAKNKAGVVDQKTKLNVLVRPAIYELYNVTGGRTKEIAITCRAKGRPAPAITFRRWGTQEEYSPGVQVDDERIVLERYFDEDRGESSGTLRIANAERTDDGLYQCIARNKGADAYKTGHITVEFGPDFSQMKDLPPVFTWDQRKANLSCLAMGIPNATIEWHWNGRKIKELYDTNLKIVGTGPRSDLIVHPVTRQYYSAYKCIATNIHGTAEHDMQLKEARVPEFVSAAVPRQLTATTITFDIRGPPTELGLPILAFSVQYKEALNPDWSTAYNRSWSPDSPYIVEGLRPQTEYSFRFAARNQVGLGNWGVNQKQSTPRRSAPEEPKPLHNPVQHDKEEPVVVSPYSDHFELRWGVPADNGEPIDRYQIKYCPGMKISGAWTELENSCNTVNVVETTSYEMTDLNGNTYYRIELKAHNAIGYSSPASIIMKTTRGIDVIQVAERQVLSSAAIVGIAVGGVLLLLLIVDLLCCITVHMGVMAAMCRKAKRSPSEIDDEAKLGRDEKEPLRTPTGSIKQNSTIEFDGRFVHSRSGEIIGKNSAV